Proteins co-encoded in one Kribbella qitaiheensis genomic window:
- a CDS encoding tyrosine-type recombinase/integrase codes for MLPIALQAVKAIARHGDGGLRFHNLRHSYASWLITSGVPVPDMQRVMGHERATTTLAIYTHVQGDSQERILDALAAFSLLTRPEVDRTGTRLVPGSRSDLQFLAVDLWVADCDTNAQVRDLERLVKRLPKPTSTSERATAPRKRPGTAKQLTAEQTARLTAGYQEGAEAP; via the coding sequence GTGCTCCCGATCGCACTCCAGGCCGTCAAGGCAATCGCGAGACACGGCGACGGCGGGCTCAGGTTCCACAATCTGCGGCACTCGTACGCCTCGTGGCTGATCACCTCGGGTGTGCCGGTTCCCGACATGCAGCGGGTCATGGGACACGAGCGAGCGACAACCACACTCGCGATCTACACCCACGTCCAGGGAGACTCCCAGGAGAGGATCCTAGACGCTCTCGCTGCCTTTTCGCTGCTGACGAGGCCTGAAGTGGATAGAACGGGGACTCGGCTGGTGCCGGGTTCCCGCTCTGACCTGCAGTTTCTTGCTGTGGACCTGTGGGTTGCTGATTGCGACACAAACGCGCAGGTCAGGGACCTAGAGCGACTCGTCAAACGGCTGCCGAAGCCAACTTCAACGTCCGAACGAGCCACCGCACCGCGGAAACGGCCAGGGACAGCCAAGCAGCTCACCGCCGAGCAGACGGCGCGACTGACCGCGGGCTACCAGGAAGGGGCCGAAGCTCCGTGA
- a CDS encoding sigma factor-like helix-turn-helix DNA-binding protein has translation MTNDSVDGSGAISWLDAFPWIQAAAGSEALLDGSGKPWWDDSIVESGPIRQTGLGQVSNLALERLNRWTVSQIFPGLPPGKALPQILSSTRARNAAARQGYKTTGDLFGLELGDILRWPQIGIGTVDSMLQSLASVATQLPAFLNAPQAPDDETDLIFFAGDLSGSDFSEPIIDKAQLGAPWSDAITDDLRTIATWYVAMGIPDAYLVADGLPPWAPADVIKAKERVCLLGSGDLLDPAEAELNAAALLQDRIATLDARTQFVLAHRFFADQPETLDELGQSLGVTRERVRQIEAKARAVMVGFLDSARLTDVAASVRELVSTVLPLSGLIQLVPALGSLVEAVNQPAWRVLDRLDDQYEIEDGWCAVPTIDGAVAATLTALQEVVNQHGVADLHDLPHLNAHLPDAAGRDALRSWLAYCGCTLDGDYVLTRVQTVADRAAAILSITGSPLASEEIHDRLGVERSMNSLKNALASDDRFKRVDRDSWALAEWGMESYEGVRALIRGELSRAGGRLALDALIERITGRYSVTASSVTAYASALPFEVKNGTVQIAAGNRQIKKSPEATRRLYRRAAEWLYRVHITKEHARGSGSVAPIAIATILDLQHGSTVYLPSQPGQQTVSWVGAQPTFGSIRRLLIAQDIEIDADVFMVLGDDGAFRIERIDTAAGDTLSMALALTGCPASGATDPRVDLALAIGLPEESPVASVIGGYRERGDTDIADLLIQVRTTLEVGNSPERPTHNAAVDEILDLL, from the coding sequence GTGACCAATGATTCAGTCGACGGCAGCGGGGCCATCAGCTGGCTGGACGCATTTCCTTGGATACAGGCAGCTGCTGGGAGCGAAGCATTGCTCGACGGCAGTGGCAAGCCGTGGTGGGACGATTCAATCGTCGAGTCGGGACCGATACGTCAGACGGGACTGGGGCAGGTTTCCAACCTTGCGCTGGAACGCCTAAACCGGTGGACGGTCAGCCAGATCTTTCCTGGTCTGCCGCCCGGTAAAGCACTGCCTCAGATTCTCAGCAGCACGCGGGCCCGTAACGCAGCTGCTCGGCAGGGGTACAAGACGACTGGTGATCTCTTCGGTTTGGAACTCGGTGACATCCTGCGGTGGCCACAGATCGGTATCGGAACCGTCGACTCCATGCTGCAGTCGCTCGCGAGCGTCGCGACACAGCTCCCGGCCTTCCTAAACGCCCCACAGGCCCCTGACGACGAGACGGATCTGATCTTCTTCGCAGGCGACCTGTCGGGGAGCGACTTCAGCGAACCCATCATCGACAAGGCTCAGCTGGGCGCACCATGGAGCGACGCGATCACCGACGACCTCCGCACGATCGCCACTTGGTACGTCGCCATGGGCATTCCAGATGCCTACCTGGTTGCTGACGGTCTTCCACCCTGGGCGCCCGCCGATGTCATCAAGGCAAAGGAGCGTGTGTGTCTGCTCGGCAGTGGCGATCTCCTTGATCCAGCAGAGGCCGAATTGAACGCGGCAGCGCTCCTACAAGACCGGATCGCGACGCTCGACGCCCGCACGCAGTTCGTCTTGGCCCATCGATTCTTCGCCGATCAGCCCGAGACCCTCGACGAGCTTGGCCAATCGCTGGGTGTCACCAGAGAACGCGTGCGCCAGATCGAGGCGAAGGCGCGTGCAGTAATGGTCGGCTTCCTCGATTCGGCGCGATTGACGGATGTCGCGGCGAGTGTACGAGAGCTTGTTAGCACCGTCCTGCCTCTCAGCGGGCTTATCCAACTGGTTCCCGCCCTCGGAAGTCTGGTCGAGGCGGTAAACCAACCCGCGTGGCGTGTTCTGGATCGATTGGACGACCAGTACGAGATCGAAGACGGCTGGTGTGCTGTGCCGACCATCGATGGGGCGGTTGCCGCAACGCTCACGGCTTTGCAGGAAGTCGTCAATCAGCACGGCGTCGCAGATCTCCACGACCTTCCACACCTGAACGCGCATCTGCCAGATGCGGCTGGTCGCGACGCCTTGCGGAGTTGGTTGGCCTACTGCGGTTGCACCCTTGACGGTGACTACGTTCTTACTCGAGTTCAGACAGTGGCGGACCGAGCTGCGGCCATCTTGTCAATTACCGGTTCACCCTTGGCGTCCGAAGAAATACACGACCGTCTAGGCGTTGAGCGGAGCATGAACTCCTTGAAGAACGCACTTGCTTCCGATGATCGGTTCAAGCGAGTAGACCGCGACAGCTGGGCACTCGCCGAGTGGGGGATGGAGTCCTACGAAGGCGTGCGAGCATTGATCCGAGGTGAGCTTTCTCGAGCCGGCGGACGGTTGGCTCTAGATGCCCTGATCGAGCGCATCACGGGCCGATACAGCGTCACCGCCAGCAGCGTCACCGCCTACGCGAGCGCGCTGCCGTTCGAAGTTAAGAACGGCACGGTGCAGATTGCCGCCGGCAACCGGCAGATAAAGAAGTCGCCAGAGGCAACGAGGCGACTCTATCGACGCGCTGCCGAGTGGCTCTATCGAGTGCACATCACCAAGGAACACGCACGTGGCAGTGGCTCGGTGGCGCCGATCGCGATCGCAACAATTCTCGACCTCCAGCACGGATCGACCGTCTACCTCCCATCTCAACCCGGTCAGCAGACCGTCAGCTGGGTCGGCGCTCAGCCCACGTTCGGTTCGATCCGACGTCTGCTCATCGCACAGGACATAGAGATCGATGCCGATGTATTCATGGTCCTCGGCGACGACGGAGCGTTCCGAATCGAGCGGATCGACACTGCAGCCGGAGACACCCTGTCGATGGCCCTGGCATTGACAGGGTGTCCCGCGAGTGGCGCTACCGATCCGCGGGTGGATCTCGCGCTGGCGATCGGCCTGCCAGAAGAGTCTCCGGTGGCCAGCGTCATCGGCGGTTACCGCGAGCGCGGCGACACAGATATCGCCGACCTGCTCATCCAGGTCCGCACCACTCTGGAGGTCGGAAACTCACCTGAAAGACCGACCCACAACGCCGCGGTTGACGAGATCCTGGACCTGTTGTGA
- a CDS encoding NAD(P)H-binding protein: MIVVTGATGNVGRPLVEALVTAGEEVTAVARRIAAQDVPAGVAFQQADLLEPENLKPALDEAEALFLLTSGDFMGAGGNLGDVLEVVRAAGVRRVVLLSSQGVATGRHPSNLEAAVQQSSLEWTMLRPGGFHSNTLQWAEMVRTRRMVAAPFGDVAIPGIDPADIAEVAAVALRDARHVGNTYALTGPAPISPRQRAAAIEAALGEPVRFGEQSREEARVQMLRFMPEPVAESTLDILGLPSAEEQQVSPEVEQILGRQARTFADWAARNIAAFK; this comes from the coding sequence ATGATCGTGGTAACCGGAGCGACGGGAAACGTGGGACGACCGCTGGTGGAGGCACTGGTCACCGCGGGCGAAGAGGTGACAGCGGTCGCTCGACGGATCGCTGCCCAGGATGTGCCCGCAGGGGTGGCGTTTCAGCAGGCCGACCTGCTCGAGCCGGAGAACCTCAAACCTGCCCTCGACGAGGCTGAGGCGCTGTTCCTCCTGACCTCCGGCGACTTTATGGGGGCCGGCGGCAACCTCGGCGACGTCCTCGAAGTCGTGCGAGCCGCCGGCGTTCGGCGGGTCGTCTTGCTGTCCTCCCAGGGCGTCGCCACCGGGCGCCACCCCTCGAACCTCGAAGCCGCCGTCCAGCAGTCGAGTCTGGAATGGACGATGCTGCGGCCGGGTGGCTTTCACTCCAACACGCTCCAGTGGGCCGAAATGGTCCGTACGCGACGTATGGTTGCCGCGCCGTTCGGCGATGTCGCGATACCGGGCATCGATCCGGCCGACATCGCCGAAGTCGCCGCGGTCGCATTGCGCGACGCCCGTCACGTAGGCAATACCTACGCACTGACCGGGCCGGCGCCGATCTCGCCCCGGCAGCGGGCCGCGGCGATCGAAGCCGCGCTGGGCGAGCCAGTGCGGTTCGGCGAGCAGAGCCGCGAGGAGGCACGGGTCCAGATGCTGCGGTTCATGCCCGAGCCGGTCGCGGAAAGCACTCTCGACATCCTGGGCCTGCCGTCGGCCGAGGAGCAGCAGGTGAGCCCCGAGGTCGAGCAGATCCTGGGCCGCCAGGCCCGCACTTTCGCCGACTGGGCGGCGCGCAACATCGCGGCCTTCAAGTGA
- a CDS encoding Wadjet anti-phage system protein JetD domain-containing protein, with amino-acid sequence MRERYKPLLGELAGRTSIVIRGIPNGVEAVTIPVRRDGESRVPKDRRGRINATRVDLICSDRTALFEPPAGLSRHDLAWVLSTGRRQWSTVQKRFGDRAFAVALGLVRAGGVILRCGVDRHTVELGLPESWTLSHAWAEQADDELAELRPQRNVDEVREELVGLLNGLQTPLQLVAERSALHAVPVGSALAPPACTMTTAKSWATYEAALRAACIWARMERIPGAAELAGLAWGDTHTKWSAARSIVFSQLVGVEFSRAVQKSDITIRVRGPLVWRQGNVIADASRSRPWIGLPSEGVRLAGEIDFTATGVLLIENAETFEQVCGIDEITDSWLCIWGQGKAVVNTIDLIAALPPVRVAAWMDLDAAGLQIFTMLTQRLGRPATPLGMDLELLSSGPARKRANLDEQRKAEREDRRLAASLKDRLPPSLRKVAEYIEETGKAVEQQPLHDVVLPILADQLAALPQV; translated from the coding sequence ATGCGTGAGCGCTACAAGCCCCTGCTAGGGGAGCTCGCCGGGCGTACGTCGATCGTGATACGCGGCATACCCAACGGTGTAGAGGCGGTGACTATTCCGGTTCGACGCGATGGCGAGTCGCGCGTGCCGAAGGATCGGCGCGGCCGTATCAACGCAACACGGGTTGATCTCATCTGCTCCGACCGCACGGCGCTTTTCGAGCCACCAGCTGGCTTGTCTCGTCACGATCTGGCCTGGGTGCTATCCACGGGACGGCGGCAATGGTCGACGGTACAGAAGCGATTCGGCGACCGCGCATTCGCAGTTGCTCTTGGCCTTGTCCGCGCTGGCGGCGTTATCCTGCGCTGCGGAGTTGACCGGCACACAGTCGAACTGGGGCTGCCTGAAAGCTGGACCTTGTCGCATGCTTGGGCCGAGCAGGCTGACGATGAACTTGCAGAGCTCAGACCTCAACGCAACGTGGACGAGGTTCGCGAGGAACTCGTCGGGCTGCTGAATGGCCTCCAGACGCCACTACAACTCGTCGCAGAAAGATCGGCCCTTCACGCGGTGCCTGTCGGCTCGGCTCTTGCCCCACCAGCCTGCACGATGACGACCGCGAAGAGCTGGGCGACCTACGAAGCCGCGCTGCGTGCCGCCTGCATCTGGGCGCGCATGGAGCGGATACCCGGCGCAGCCGAGCTTGCCGGCCTGGCTTGGGGTGACACGCACACCAAGTGGTCGGCCGCTCGCTCCATTGTTTTCAGCCAACTCGTCGGCGTCGAGTTCTCTCGAGCCGTGCAGAAGTCTGACATCACTATCAGGGTGCGTGGGCCACTCGTGTGGCGGCAGGGAAATGTGATCGCCGATGCAAGTCGCAGTAGGCCGTGGATCGGCTTGCCCTCCGAAGGCGTTCGCCTTGCCGGTGAGATTGATTTCACTGCGACCGGAGTTCTGCTGATAGAGAACGCCGAGACCTTTGAACAGGTGTGTGGGATCGACGAGATCACCGATTCCTGGTTGTGCATCTGGGGACAGGGAAAGGCAGTTGTCAATACGATCGACCTCATCGCCGCACTACCACCGGTGAGAGTTGCGGCATGGATGGACCTCGACGCCGCTGGCCTCCAGATTTTCACGATGTTGACCCAACGATTAGGCCGGCCGGCGACACCCCTCGGGATGGATCTGGAGCTGCTCAGCTCCGGCCCCGCTAGGAAGCGAGCGAACCTGGACGAGCAGCGTAAAGCGGAGCGTGAAGACCGGCGTCTTGCCGCAAGTTTGAAGGACCGCCTCCCACCGTCGCTCCGCAAAGTGGCTGAATACATCGAGGAAACTGGCAAAGCCGTGGAGCAGCAGCCCCTCCATGACGTCGTCCTGCCGATCCTCGCTGATCAACTTGCAGCGCTTCCGCAGGTGTAG
- a CDS encoding pyridoxamine 5'-phosphate oxidase family protein: MTCAKAKPLLASAKAFLTEANVATLTTVRHDGSLHVVVVRFTWDGDAGLARVMTVAASRKARNLTANPGSRAALCQVAGFRWITIEGTATVSDDPRRVAEGVRRYTRRYQSPPPNPPGRVVIEIAMDRVLGLNI, from the coding sequence GTGACCTGCGCGAAGGCGAAGCCGTTGTTGGCTTCGGCCAAGGCTTTCCTGACCGAGGCCAACGTTGCCACGCTGACGACTGTGCGGCATGACGGCTCTCTTCACGTGGTGGTGGTGCGTTTCACCTGGGACGGCGACGCGGGGCTGGCAAGGGTGATGACCGTCGCAGCCTCGCGCAAGGCCAGGAATCTGACCGCAAACCCAGGTAGCCGCGCCGCACTTTGCCAGGTGGCGGGTTTTCGCTGGATCACAATCGAAGGCACGGCCACGGTGTCCGACGATCCCCGCCGAGTGGCCGAAGGGGTGCGCCGCTACACCAGGCGCTACCAGTCCCCGCCACCCAACCCGCCAGGGCGAGTCGTGATCGAGATCGCGATGGACCGCGTGCTGGGCCTCAATATCTGA
- a CDS encoding DUF2690 domain-containing protein, which yields MLSPIGISPASAAGCYRQGCNNQDPQAMGCSADAKSLDSYTWNGFYVEMRFSPSCSAAWTRATVNDCSHGGSIKTIAWYDWQATQWAAQSNVQVPCYGTTWTKMFSYYFYIQSCIQLYGGPQYCTRTH from the coding sequence ATGCTCTCCCCAATCGGAATCTCACCGGCGTCGGCGGCGGGCTGCTATCGGCAGGGCTGTAACAATCAGGATCCTCAGGCAATGGGCTGCTCTGCGGATGCGAAATCTCTCGACTCTTACACATGGAACGGGTTCTACGTGGAGATGCGTTTCTCCCCGTCCTGCAGCGCTGCTTGGACGAGAGCGACTGTCAATGACTGTAGCCATGGCGGCTCGATCAAGACGATCGCGTGGTACGACTGGCAGGCAACGCAATGGGCGGCTCAAAGCAACGTGCAAGTACCCTGCTACGGAACCACATGGACGAAGATGTTCTCCTACTACTTCTACATCCAGTCCTGTATTCAGCTGTACGGCGGTCCTCAGTACTGCACACGTACTCATTGA
- a CDS encoding DEAD/DEAH box helicase family protein, with protein sequence MTATQPGLRTLSLSDRYRSDKEDVVATFYLPAFTVATRYSRAVGYFTSTSLALFARGIEAFTARGGEMRLVASPHLNEDDLIDIERGYDIRAVVERATLRELDSEQKEIVLDGLGLLGRLVARGQLEIKLAFVQQGGGVGIYHEKIGIFRDGLGDLVAFTGSSNETFGGLMANFESIEVYRGWEAVDGSRALRLEADFEALWSDQTPHLSVEPFPEVARDRLIKLGNDRPQRPLPARDDALLPPTVTTSGPARLVIPSFMTVRDYQREAVEAWLKQRGRGMLKMATGTGKTKTAMVAATQIANVLRQREEPLILLILAPLQHLVDQWITEVEDFGVRPIAVYESSQKWLPIVEDQLNEARMGQRPVVALVATNASYAGEKFQSVLSRITQPLLVIADEAHNLGSSTYRSALPQNATYRLALSATPERWFDDDGSDALIDYFGPIVFELGLGKAIEMGALTRYLYSPRLVELNEAETHLYVELTAQIATRIGAGDDLKNADPASPLGFLLRQRAGILGHAEGKLAALKSDLAHRGDSWFQLIYCAEGRRPTEPGEPSGPNQLQDSMRMVGNELHMSAHSYISETPRAERKVLLRRFGTGNDLQVLVAMRCLDEGVDIPDARTGYLLASSSNPRQFIQRRGRLLRRAEGKDRAEILDYLAVPPSSTPVNFEVERSLLTRELERANEFGKLSENYETTLRVLRPLKKRYQLMDM encoded by the coding sequence GTGACGGCAACTCAACCTGGCCTTCGCACGCTGTCGCTTAGCGACCGCTACCGCAGCGACAAGGAAGACGTCGTCGCCACCTTCTATCTGCCGGCATTCACTGTCGCGACTAGATACAGCCGCGCGGTCGGCTACTTCACGTCAACGAGCCTGGCGTTGTTTGCCCGTGGCATCGAGGCATTCACCGCACGTGGTGGCGAGATGCGGCTGGTCGCCTCACCTCACCTCAACGAGGACGATCTGATCGACATCGAGCGCGGGTATGACATCCGGGCCGTGGTCGAGCGCGCGACTCTACGAGAGCTGGACAGTGAGCAAAAAGAGATTGTGCTCGACGGGTTGGGTCTACTTGGACGCTTAGTTGCCCGGGGCCAGCTCGAGATCAAGCTGGCATTCGTTCAGCAAGGTGGCGGTGTTGGGATCTATCACGAGAAGATCGGCATCTTTCGAGATGGTCTCGGTGATCTGGTCGCCTTCACCGGCAGCAGCAATGAGACCTTCGGTGGACTCATGGCTAACTTTGAGTCAATCGAGGTCTATCGCGGATGGGAGGCCGTCGACGGATCACGGGCGCTTCGATTGGAGGCCGATTTTGAGGCGCTCTGGTCAGACCAGACACCGCACCTTAGCGTCGAACCGTTTCCTGAGGTCGCTCGGGATCGGCTAATCAAGCTCGGCAACGATCGTCCGCAGCGACCGTTGCCGGCGCGGGATGATGCTCTCCTTCCTCCAACCGTCACCACCAGCGGTCCAGCGCGGCTCGTCATCCCTAGCTTCATGACTGTCCGCGACTACCAGCGTGAGGCGGTGGAGGCATGGCTCAAACAACGAGGCCGCGGCATGCTCAAGATGGCCACCGGTACAGGTAAAACGAAGACCGCGATGGTCGCCGCGACACAGATTGCAAACGTGCTCCGGCAGCGAGAAGAACCGCTAATCCTCCTGATCCTCGCACCTCTACAGCACTTGGTCGATCAGTGGATCACGGAGGTCGAGGACTTCGGCGTGCGTCCGATAGCCGTCTACGAGTCGAGCCAGAAATGGCTGCCGATCGTCGAGGACCAACTGAACGAGGCACGCATGGGCCAGCGCCCCGTTGTCGCCCTAGTTGCCACAAATGCCTCTTACGCAGGCGAAAAGTTTCAGTCCGTGCTGTCGCGGATCACGCAGCCCTTGCTCGTCATCGCTGACGAGGCCCACAACCTCGGCTCGTCAACCTACCGTTCGGCCCTGCCGCAGAACGCCACATACAGACTGGCCTTGTCCGCGACACCGGAGCGCTGGTTCGACGACGATGGCAGTGATGCGCTCATCGACTACTTCGGCCCGATCGTGTTCGAGCTTGGCCTCGGCAAGGCAATCGAGATGGGTGCCCTAACGCGCTATCTGTACTCGCCGCGCCTAGTGGAGCTAAACGAGGCCGAGACCCACCTCTATGTGGAGCTGACTGCTCAGATCGCCACTCGGATCGGAGCCGGCGATGACCTTAAGAACGCCGATCCGGCATCACCTCTAGGATTCCTGCTACGCCAGCGGGCAGGGATACTCGGTCATGCCGAGGGCAAGTTGGCAGCGCTGAAGTCTGATCTCGCGCACCGCGGGGATTCGTGGTTTCAGCTCATCTACTGTGCTGAGGGCCGGAGGCCGACCGAGCCAGGCGAACCGTCCGGTCCGAACCAGCTCCAAGATTCAATGCGGATGGTCGGGAACGAGCTGCACATGTCAGCTCACTCATACATCTCGGAGACACCGCGCGCCGAGCGCAAGGTTCTCCTACGCCGTTTCGGCACAGGCAACGACCTCCAAGTGCTGGTCGCAATGAGATGCCTCGACGAGGGAGTGGATATCCCGGACGCCCGGACGGGATACCTGCTCGCCAGTAGTTCAAACCCACGCCAGTTCATTCAGCGCCGCGGACGTCTGCTTCGCCGCGCTGAAGGCAAGGACCGCGCCGAGATCCTGGACTACCTGGCGGTGCCGCCATCAAGCACGCCAGTGAACTTCGAGGTCGAGAGGAGCCTGCTCACCCGTGAGCTCGAACGGGCCAATGAATTCGGCAAGTTGTCCGAGAACTACGAAACAACGCTTCGGGTGTTGCGCCCGCTCAAGAAGCGTTACCAGCTCATGGACATGTAG
- a CDS encoding helix-turn-helix domain-containing protein has protein sequence MNEQEIAPTRLKIARKRRGLTLTALAKSTDISSRSLSAYENGEWKPTSESLQTIAHVLDFPIQFFHGDELDEIPEDSVSFRAATKMTARQRDAALSAGRVALMFDRWIAERFDLPEASIPTLTGYDPESAADSLRARWGLGLRPIRNAVHLVEAHGIRVYSLPADTKSLDAFSLAWRGQPYIFLNTEKSGERGRFDVAHELGHLVMHGEHVVPHGPEIEAQANAFAAAFLMPRASVVAQGLRHATVPQIISAKTIWRVSALALTHRLHELDLTTDWGYRNAFVQLGRLGYRRDEPGGISREASLLHSKVLQSLREDGIGVKSSAATLGISVDDLKSYLFGLTLTTA, from the coding sequence GTGAACGAGCAAGAGATTGCGCCGACACGGCTCAAGATCGCCCGCAAACGCCGCGGGTTGACCCTGACGGCATTGGCGAAGAGTACGGATATCAGCTCCAGGAGTCTGTCCGCCTACGAGAACGGGGAGTGGAAACCGACTAGCGAATCGCTGCAGACGATTGCCCATGTCCTCGACTTCCCGATCCAGTTCTTCCACGGCGATGAACTAGACGAGATTCCCGAGGACTCGGTGAGCTTTCGAGCTGCGACGAAGATGACGGCACGCCAACGGGATGCCGCACTGAGTGCCGGCCGAGTCGCCCTCATGTTCGACCGTTGGATTGCCGAGCGATTCGACCTGCCAGAGGCGAGCATTCCGACACTGACGGGTTACGACCCCGAATCTGCGGCCGACAGCCTACGTGCGCGATGGGGTCTCGGCCTTCGACCGATCCGGAACGCGGTACATCTTGTCGAAGCACACGGCATTCGCGTGTACTCGCTACCGGCTGACACGAAGTCACTCGACGCGTTCTCCCTAGCCTGGCGAGGTCAGCCCTACATCTTCTTGAACACTGAGAAGTCGGGTGAGCGAGGCCGTTTCGACGTCGCGCACGAGTTGGGCCATCTGGTCATGCACGGCGAACATGTTGTTCCCCACGGCCCCGAGATTGAAGCTCAAGCGAACGCCTTTGCCGCCGCGTTCTTGATGCCGCGAGCATCCGTCGTAGCGCAAGGTCTTCGACACGCCACCGTCCCCCAGATCATCAGCGCCAAGACCATCTGGCGCGTCTCCGCCTTGGCTCTGACTCACCGCCTGCACGAGCTCGATCTCACCACTGACTGGGGCTACCGCAACGCCTTCGTGCAGTTGGGGCGTCTCGGCTACCGACGCGATGAGCCGGGAGGCATCTCGCGCGAAGCATCACTGCTTCACAGCAAAGTCCTGCAGAGCCTTCGCGAGGACGGCATCGGCGTGAAATCATCCGCCGCCACCTTGGGAATCAGCGTGGACGATCTGAAGTCCTACCTCTTCGGGCTCACGCTGACGACGGCCTAA
- a CDS encoding helix-turn-helix domain-containing protein — MVDYVDGANLRGLRNAPNIYPAGAHLAATAAATAEALGRERVRRAELILRLGTRFGIHPDTAGLILRRERVAMRPKGLAPKQVVEAARLYEEGWSSARIGRRLGFNGATIVTALSKQGVRTRGAQERPR; from the coding sequence GTGGTCGATTATGTGGACGGCGCGAACCTGCGCGGGCTGCGGAACGCGCCCAACATCTATCCGGCCGGCGCCCATCTGGCCGCGACGGCGGCCGCGACGGCCGAGGCGCTCGGACGCGAACGGGTCCGCCGGGCCGAATTGATCTTGCGACTGGGCACACGGTTCGGCATCCACCCGGATACGGCTGGGCTGATCTTGCGGCGGGAGAGGGTCGCGATGCGGCCGAAGGGACTCGCGCCAAAGCAGGTCGTCGAAGCCGCGCGGCTCTACGAAGAGGGCTGGTCATCGGCCCGGATCGGTAGGCGGCTGGGCTTCAACGGGGCGACGATCGTCACCGCCTTAAGCAAACAAGGTGTGCGTACCAGAGGTGCTCAAGAGCGACCTCGGTAG
- a CDS encoding winged helix-turn-helix transcriptional regulator: protein MTELTEVDPEQACPIAPVVDIVFSRWTTPILWVLNEFGRQRFVALSRRVTTITPKVLTQRLRQMERDGLVERTYYPEVPPRVEYEISELGRSLSPLFAALSEWSVNLDKVEQARQDYDAREQAPRRRT, encoded by the coding sequence GTGACCGAGCTCACCGAGGTCGATCCGGAGCAGGCCTGCCCGATCGCGCCCGTGGTCGACATCGTGTTCAGCCGCTGGACCACCCCGATCCTGTGGGTGCTCAACGAGTTCGGGCGACAGCGATTCGTGGCACTGTCGCGCCGCGTCACCACGATCACGCCCAAGGTGCTGACCCAGCGGCTACGGCAAATGGAACGCGACGGGCTCGTCGAGCGCACCTATTACCCTGAGGTCCCACCGCGGGTGGAGTACGAGATCAGCGAACTGGGCCGCAGCCTGTCGCCGCTGTTCGCGGCGCTCTCGGAGTGGTCGGTCAACCTGGACAAGGTCGAGCAGGCCCGGCAGGACTACGACGCCCGCGAGCAGGCCCCCCGGCGTCGAACCTGA